The proteins below come from a single Agromyces flavus genomic window:
- a CDS encoding carbon-nitrogen hydrolase family protein, giving the protein MQTDGTEFAVAAAQFAPGDDAAANLASIERLAERAAARGARLVVFPEYSSWFTPTPGTDWLDAAQPVDGPFTRELRAIADRLGLHVVAGMIEQLDGQRRVANTVVAIAPGDGIVARYRKLHLYDAFGQRESEWVAPGDIADPETFAVGDIRFGLQTCYDVRFPEVSRRIVDAGADVICMPAEWVRGPLKEAHWRTLTTARALENTAFVVAADHAPPVGAGNSMIVDPMGVEVATIGEQEDVAVAWISTERIAAVRRLNPALALRRFAVTERPAPLREE; this is encoded by the coding sequence ATGCAGACGGATGGCACGGAGTTCGCGGTCGCTGCGGCGCAGTTCGCACCCGGTGACGACGCCGCTGCGAACCTGGCCTCGATCGAGCGCCTGGCCGAACGCGCGGCCGCGCGCGGGGCTCGCCTGGTCGTCTTCCCCGAGTACTCGAGCTGGTTCACGCCCACGCCGGGGACGGACTGGCTGGATGCCGCGCAGCCGGTCGACGGACCGTTCACCCGCGAACTGCGCGCGATCGCCGACCGGCTCGGGCTGCACGTCGTCGCCGGGATGATCGAGCAGCTCGACGGACAGCGGCGGGTGGCCAACACGGTCGTGGCGATCGCGCCCGGCGACGGGATCGTCGCGCGATACCGCAAGCTGCACCTCTACGACGCGTTCGGCCAGCGCGAGTCCGAGTGGGTCGCCCCGGGCGACATCGCCGATCCCGAGACCTTCGCGGTCGGCGACATCCGCTTCGGCCTCCAGACCTGCTATGACGTGCGGTTCCCGGAGGTCTCGCGTCGTATCGTCGACGCCGGCGCCGACGTGATCTGCATGCCCGCCGAGTGGGTGCGCGGGCCGCTGAAGGAGGCGCACTGGCGCACGCTCACGACCGCGCGGGCGCTCGAGAACACCGCCTTCGTCGTCGCGGCCGACCACGCGCCGCCGGTCGGCGCGGGCAACAGCATGATCGTCGATCCCATGGGCGTCGAGGTCGCGACGATCGGCGAGCAGGAGGACGTCGCGGTCGCATGGATCTCCACCGAACGGATCGCTGCGGTGCGGCGGCTGAACCCGGCGCTCGCGCTGCGGCGCTTCGCCGTCACCGAGCGGCCGGCGCCCCTTCGCGAGGAGTGA
- a CDS encoding aminotransferase class I/II-fold pyridoxal phosphate-dependent enzyme, protein MEPARSPRLAPWQRTAEGAGLLAADGTVAATVFAEMSALAVSTGAINLGQGFPDEDGPREVLEAAREAIAHGVNQYPPGPGMPALREAISRHQHHWYGLSVDPMREVLVTAGATEALAATLLAFVDDGDEVLTFEPSYDAYGALIARAGGIHRTVPLRFPDWRPDHDELRAAVTDRTRIILVNSPHNPTGAVLDRATLELVVELAHEHDALIVTDEVYEHLVFDGEHVPVATLPGGWERTLSISSGGKTFNTTGWKIGWVTGPAALVTAVLAVKQYLTFVNGAPFQPAIAAGLDLPDRFFAEASASLAAKRDVLLAGLEAAGFATSVPSSGYFVVADAAALGEPDGPEFCRDLPHRAGVVGVPVTAFVHPDRRDSVRSLVRFAFCKRREVLEEASARLAALTPREGAPAAR, encoded by the coding sequence GTGGAACCCGCCCGCTCCCCTCGTCTCGCCCCGTGGCAGCGCACCGCGGAGGGCGCCGGCCTGCTCGCCGCCGACGGCACCGTCGCCGCGACCGTCTTCGCCGAGATGAGCGCACTGGCCGTGTCGACCGGCGCGATCAACCTGGGCCAGGGCTTCCCCGACGAGGACGGCCCGCGCGAGGTGCTGGAGGCCGCGCGCGAGGCGATCGCGCACGGCGTCAACCAGTACCCGCCCGGTCCGGGCATGCCCGCGCTGCGCGAGGCGATCTCCCGCCACCAGCACCACTGGTACGGCCTCTCGGTGGATCCGATGCGCGAGGTGCTCGTGACGGCCGGCGCCACCGAGGCGCTCGCGGCGACGCTCCTCGCGTTCGTCGATGACGGCGACGAGGTGCTCACGTTCGAGCCGTCGTACGACGCGTACGGCGCCCTCATCGCGCGTGCCGGCGGCATCCATCGCACCGTTCCATTGCGGTTCCCCGACTGGCGGCCCGACCACGACGAACTGCGCGCCGCCGTGACCGATCGCACCCGGATCATCCTCGTCAACTCGCCGCACAATCCCACCGGCGCCGTGCTCGACCGCGCCACGCTCGAGCTGGTCGTCGAGCTCGCCCACGAGCACGACGCCCTCATCGTCACCGACGAGGTGTACGAGCACCTCGTGTTCGACGGCGAGCACGTGCCCGTCGCCACGCTGCCGGGCGGATGGGAGCGCACGCTGTCGATCTCTTCGGGCGGCAAGACGTTCAACACGACGGGGTGGAAGATCGGCTGGGTCACGGGTCCCGCCGCCCTCGTGACGGCCGTGCTCGCGGTGAAGCAGTACCTCACGTTCGTCAACGGCGCGCCGTTCCAGCCGGCGATCGCCGCGGGGCTCGACCTCCCCGATCGCTTCTTCGCCGAGGCATCCGCCTCGCTCGCCGCGAAGCGCGATGTGCTCCTCGCGGGTCTCGAGGCGGCCGGCTTCGCGACATCGGTCCCGTCGTCCGGCTACTTCGTGGTGGCGGATGCCGCGGCCCTCGGCGAGCCCGACGGGCCGGAGTTCTGCCGCGATCTGCCGCACCGCGCGGGAGTGGTGGGCGTACCCGTGACCGCGTTCGTGCACCCCGACCGACGCGACTCGGTGCGAAGCCTCGTCCGGTTCGCATTCTGCAAGCGCCGCGAGGTGCTCGAGGAGGCGTCGGCGCGACTCGCCGCGCTCACTCCTCGCGAAGGGGCGCCGGCCGCTCGGTGA
- a CDS encoding S1C family serine protease, with translation MTDTTTGGHDQESEARPETTIPEPAETRTEAPQPAASEPAAAESAPRATGTVYTPGQAPQPYVAPEYRHEPAAAPAPGQAAQTAPTAPVPGATSPAESAAPAASGGSGIVPPAFGGPAAPSAAPAPAKPRRVGLGVAAAIVAAALIGGASGAGVTALVVGGDDATTTQTSSGAERIVVNDTDSVNQVSAVAASASPSVVTIEVAGAQGEGQGTGSGIILSDDGYVLTNTHVVTLDGATGTPTIQVKTDDGRLYQAELIGTDPLSDLAVIKLVDASGLTPIEFADSDELNVGDTAIAIGAPLGLSGTVTDGIISALNRSIDVESSAAPTTPDDGQDGGDESQQSPFDFWNFDGQEGGGQQQQSQSGGLISIPVIQTDAAINPGNSGGALLDSDGKLIGVNVAILSTGDSGQAGNIGVGFAVPANLAERVANEIIENGAATHGLLGATVTSAQASGESDTVGALISEVSAGGAAEAAGLQSGDVVTALNGVPISDQTDLTAQVRALAGGADAEVTFTRDGDSQTVTVTLGTFEG, from the coding sequence ATGACCGACACCACCACCGGCGGGCACGACCAGGAGTCCGAAGCCCGCCCTGAGACCACCATCCCCGAGCCCGCGGAGACGCGCACCGAAGCGCCGCAGCCCGCCGCTTCGGAGCCCGCCGCGGCCGAGAGCGCGCCGCGTGCGACCGGCACCGTCTACACGCCGGGCCAGGCGCCGCAGCCGTACGTGGCACCGGAGTACCGCCACGAGCCCGCAGCCGCCCCGGCCCCGGGTCAGGCGGCTCAGACCGCGCCGACCGCTCCGGTCCCCGGCGCCACCTCGCCTGCGGAGTCCGCCGCGCCGGCCGCGTCGGGCGGCTCGGGCATCGTCCCGCCGGCGTTCGGCGGTCCCGCCGCGCCATCCGCCGCCCCCGCACCGGCAAAGCCGCGTCGCGTCGGCCTCGGCGTCGCTGCGGCGATCGTCGCGGCGGCCCTCATCGGCGGCGCCTCGGGCGCCGGCGTCACGGCCCTGGTCGTCGGCGGCGACGACGCGACCACCACGCAGACCTCGTCGGGCGCCGAGCGCATCGTCGTGAACGACACCGACTCGGTGAACCAGGTCAGCGCGGTCGCCGCGTCGGCGAGCCCGAGCGTCGTGACCATCGAGGTCGCGGGCGCCCAGGGCGAGGGCCAGGGCACCGGCTCGGGCATCATCCTGTCCGACGACGGCTACGTGCTCACGAACACGCACGTGGTCACGCTCGACGGCGCGACGGGCACGCCCACGATCCAGGTGAAGACCGACGACGGCCGGCTCTACCAGGCCGAGCTGATCGGCACCGACCCGCTCAGCGACCTCGCCGTGATCAAGCTCGTCGACGCGTCGGGCCTCACGCCCATCGAGTTCGCCGACTCCGACGAGCTCAACGTGGGCGACACGGCGATCGCCATCGGCGCACCGCTCGGCCTGTCGGGCACCGTCACCGACGGCATCATCAGCGCGCTGAACCGCAGCATCGACGTCGAGTCGTCGGCCGCGCCCACGACCCCCGACGACGGCCAGGACGGCGGCGACGAGTCGCAGCAGAGCCCGTTCGACTTCTGGAACTTCGACGGACAGGAGGGCGGTGGCCAGCAGCAGCAGTCCCAGAGCGGCGGCCTCATCTCCATCCCGGTCATCCAGACGGATGCCGCGATCAACCCGGGCAACTCCGGTGGTGCGCTGCTCGACTCCGACGGCAAGCTCATCGGGGTGAACGTCGCGATCCTCTCGACCGGCGACTCGGGCCAGGCCGGCAACATCGGCGTCGGCTTCGCGGTGCCCGCGAACCTCGCGGAGCGCGTGGCCAACGAGATCATCGAGAACGGTGCGGCGACGCACGGCCTCCTCGGCGCGACCGTCACGTCGGCGCAGGCCAGTGGCGAGAGCGACACGGTCGGCGCGCTGATCTCCGAGGTGTCGGCCGGTGGCGCGGCCGAGGCGGCGGGACTGCAGTCCGGCGACGTCGTGACGGCGCTGAACGGCGTGCCGATCAGCGACCAGACCGACCTGACGGCGCAGGTGCGTGCGCTGGCCGGTGGGGCCGACGCAGAGGTCACGTTCACGCGCGACGGCGACTCGCAGACGGTCACCGTCACGCTCGGCACCTTCGAGGGCTGA
- a CDS encoding glycosyltransferase family 2 protein, whose product MPEQHHPADLSPPIGVSYVMPVLNDASHVRAAVASILEQHYDGPVEVLIALGPSIDGTAELVADLAARDARVRVLDNEVGSTPAGLNLGIRAATHPVVVRVDSHSMLPPDYTRIAVEALVRTGADNVGGIMDARGETPFERAVALAYTTPVGLGGSAFHVGGDEGPADTVYLGVFRRSALERVGLFDERIKRGQDWELNRRLRDTGGLVWFTPRLAVTYRPRSSVERLARQMFSTGLWRGELARRFPADNGIRYFIPPAMVVGVVLGLLLGIGGLVQLAVGALPWMLAGFIVPLVYLLFVVLATLVYARGRGAATAAWFLVVLPCIHVAWGTGFVLGYLSLTSNIASHTGR is encoded by the coding sequence ATGCCCGAGCAGCACCATCCGGCGGACCTGTCGCCGCCGATCGGCGTCTCCTATGTCATGCCCGTGCTGAACGATGCGTCGCACGTGCGTGCGGCGGTCGCGTCCATCCTCGAGCAGCACTACGACGGTCCCGTCGAGGTGCTCATCGCACTCGGACCCTCGATCGACGGGACGGCGGAACTCGTGGCCGACCTGGCGGCGCGCGACGCCCGCGTCCGCGTGCTCGACAACGAGGTCGGATCGACGCCCGCGGGCCTGAACCTCGGCATCCGCGCGGCCACGCATCCGGTCGTCGTCCGCGTCGATTCGCACTCGATGCTCCCGCCCGACTACACCCGGATCGCGGTCGAGGCCCTCGTCCGCACCGGTGCCGACAACGTGGGCGGCATCATGGACGCGCGCGGCGAGACGCCGTTCGAGCGGGCGGTCGCGCTGGCCTACACGACGCCGGTCGGCCTCGGCGGCTCGGCCTTCCACGTCGGCGGCGACGAGGGTCCGGCCGACACGGTGTACCTCGGCGTGTTCCGGCGCAGCGCGCTCGAGCGCGTGGGTCTGTTCGACGAGCGCATCAAGCGCGGCCAGGACTGGGAGCTCAACCGCCGCCTGCGCGACACCGGCGGCCTCGTGTGGTTCACGCCGAGGCTCGCGGTGACCTACCGTCCACGCTCGAGCGTCGAGCGGCTCGCACGCCAGATGTTCTCCACGGGCCTGTGGCGCGGCGAGCTCGCGCGGCGCTTCCCCGCCGACAACGGCATCCGGTACTTCATCCCCCCGGCCATGGTCGTGGGCGTCGTGCTCGGCCTCCTGCTCGGCATCGGCGGGCTCGTGCAGCTCGCGGTCGGCGCGCTGCCGTGGATGCTCGCGGGATTCATCGTCCCGCTCGTGTACCTGCTCTTCGTCGTCCTCGCCACGCTCGTGTACGCTCGCGGGCGTGGTGCGGCCACGGCGGCGTGGTTCCTCGTGGTGCTGCCCTGCATCCACGTGGCATGGGGCACGGGCTTCGTGCTCGGCTACCTCTCGCTCACGAGCAACATCGCGAGCCACACGGGAAGGTGA
- a CDS encoding CDP-alcohol phosphatidyltransferase family protein, with amino-acid sequence MTWTEPERGRPSSIAELRAVTQPPEVRGRRNAEHWTASLYLRNLSPYLTWLLLRTRISANGVTGLMILVGWSTAAALLIPGIWGALLAVVLGQLQMLVDCCDGEVARWRRTSSPAGVFLDKVGHYSTEALIPLALGIRAAAYPLEFPEDFLWTTIGAMLALVIVLNKALNDMVHVARANAGLPKLADTHGETAPRGGLIAKLRRAARFVPFHRLYHSVELTLIAFAAAVIGLFAGQPLVDRVVVAVLLPLAVLALLGHFVAIMASRRVRA; translated from the coding sequence ATGACCTGGACCGAGCCCGAACGCGGCAGGCCGTCGTCGATCGCCGAGCTGCGGGCGGTCACGCAGCCGCCCGAGGTGCGCGGCCGACGCAACGCCGAGCACTGGACCGCGTCGCTGTACCTGCGGAACCTGTCGCCGTATCTCACATGGCTGCTGCTGCGCACCCGCATCTCGGCGAACGGCGTCACCGGCCTCATGATCCTCGTCGGCTGGTCGACCGCCGCGGCGCTGCTCATCCCGGGCATCTGGGGCGCGCTGCTCGCGGTCGTGCTCGGCCAGCTGCAGATGCTCGTCGACTGCTGCGACGGCGAGGTCGCACGGTGGCGGCGCACGTCGAGCCCGGCGGGCGTCTTCCTCGACAAGGTGGGGCACTACTCGACCGAGGCCCTCATTCCGCTCGCGCTCGGCATCCGCGCCGCGGCCTACCCGCTGGAGTTCCCCGAGGACTTCCTGTGGACCACGATCGGTGCGATGCTCGCGCTCGTCATCGTGCTGAACAAGGCGCTGAACGACATGGTGCACGTCGCCCGCGCGAACGCCGGCCTGCCGAAGCTCGCCGATACGCACGGTGAGACGGCGCCGCGCGGCGGCCTCATCGCGAAGCTGCGCCGAGCGGCCCGCTTCGTGCCGTTCCACCGGCTCTACCACTCGGTCGAGCTGACCCTGATCGCGTTCGCGGCGGCCGTCATCGGCCTGTTCGCGGGTCAGCCCCTCGTCGACCGCGTCGTCGTCGCGGTGCTGCTGCCGCTCGCGGTGCTCGCGCTCCTGGGCCACTTCGTCGCGATCATGGCGTCTCGCCGTGTCCGGGCCTGA
- a CDS encoding glycosyltransferase family 2 protein, with product MGRRPEDLARGIRSVLDQVDVEVDVVCVGNGWDPTTADPPLPPDVRTVHLPENLGIPAGRNRGVPHVVGDVLFFLDDDAFLPSATFLADGCRLLAEHPDLGLVQPRVVDPTGLTAPRRWIPRIRKGDPAHSSDVFSCWEGAVLMPRPAFDATGGWADPFFYAHEGIELAWRVWDVGHRAWYAGDLEAAHPVIDPARHEYYYRLNARNRVWLARRNLPAVFVPIYVGSWTAIQVLRWYRDPAALRAWFGGWRAGWREDPGPRRPLHWRTVWRMTRAGRPPVI from the coding sequence ATGGGGCGACGTCCCGAGGACCTGGCCCGCGGCATCCGGAGTGTGCTCGACCAGGTCGACGTGGAGGTCGACGTCGTCTGCGTCGGAAACGGCTGGGATCCCACCACCGCCGACCCGCCCCTGCCGCCCGACGTGCGCACGGTGCACCTGCCCGAGAACCTCGGCATCCCGGCCGGCCGCAACCGCGGCGTGCCGCACGTGGTCGGCGACGTGCTCTTCTTCCTCGACGACGACGCGTTCCTCCCCAGCGCGACCTTCCTGGCCGACGGATGCCGGCTGCTCGCCGAGCATCCCGATCTCGGGCTCGTCCAGCCCCGCGTGGTCGACCCGACGGGGCTCACCGCTCCGCGCCGGTGGATCCCGCGCATCCGCAAGGGCGACCCCGCCCACTCGAGCGACGTCTTCTCATGCTGGGAGGGTGCCGTGCTCATGCCGCGGCCGGCGTTCGACGCGACGGGCGGCTGGGCCGACCCGTTCTTCTACGCGCACGAGGGCATCGAGCTCGCGTGGCGCGTGTGGGACGTCGGTCATCGAGCGTGGTACGCGGGCGACCTCGAGGCCGCGCATCCCGTCATCGACCCCGCCCGCCACGAGTATTACTACCGCCTCAACGCACGCAACCGCGTCTGGCTCGCGCGGCGCAACCTCCCTGCCGTGTTCGTGCCGATCTACGTCGGCTCCTGGACGGCGATCCAGGTGCTGCGGTGGTACCGCGACCCGGCCGCCCTGCGGGCCTGGTTCGGGGGATGGCGGGCAGGATGGCGTGAGGACCCGGGGCCGCGTCGCCCGCTGCACTGGCGCACGGTCTGGAGGATGACGCGCGCCGGCCGGCCGCCCGTGATCTGA
- a CDS encoding CDP-glycerol glycerophosphotransferase family protein: MGLRTDARRAVKLVRNVVRSRTDQRRLAGVRPPEPHRYRIGVYFADGKVNLYQLRQWYKPLATLAERHPVLILSRASGAALALRDESPIPVAYVRRVADLEQVIHEQDLHLIFYVNQNAKNFQMMRYGRRWHVFINHGESDKMYMTTNQFKAYDYALIAGDAARARLEKVLWDYDFDKRAIPIGRPQADHYLDGRPLPYPQDDREVVLYAPTWEGDRGAAAYGSIASHGVELVRSLIASGRHRVIYRPHPRSGVVDHEYGAANREIMRMLEQANAADAAAHHVVDTGPDLGWQLAAADVAVVDISAMVYDRLAAGRPLLVTRPAHREAQIDTGGYLSACEWLDAADGEAMAARVSEVAHDADALERLGYWVERYFGDTTSGVTTARFHAAVDGLMAEWERFAALHATDPEIDEHDAEGEAAEQSDDVDVD, translated from the coding sequence GTGGGTTTGAGGACAGACGCGCGCCGCGCCGTGAAGCTGGTCAGGAACGTCGTCAGGTCGCGCACCGATCAGCGCCGGTTGGCCGGGGTCCGGCCGCCCGAGCCGCACCGATACCGGATCGGGGTCTACTTCGCCGACGGCAAGGTCAACCTCTACCAGCTGCGCCAGTGGTACAAGCCGCTCGCCACCCTCGCCGAGCGGCACCCCGTGCTGATCCTCAGTCGGGCGTCGGGCGCCGCGCTCGCGCTGCGCGACGAGTCGCCGATCCCGGTCGCGTACGTCCGCCGCGTCGCCGACCTCGAGCAGGTGATCCACGAGCAGGACCTGCACCTCATCTTCTACGTGAACCAGAACGCGAAGAACTTCCAGATGATGAGGTACGGCCGCCGTTGGCACGTGTTCATCAACCACGGCGAGTCCGACAAGATGTACATGACCACCAACCAGTTCAAGGCGTACGACTACGCGCTCATCGCCGGCGATGCCGCGCGCGCCCGGCTCGAGAAGGTGCTCTGGGACTACGACTTCGACAAGCGCGCCATCCCGATCGGTCGTCCCCAGGCCGACCACTACCTCGACGGGCGACCACTGCCGTACCCCCAGGACGATCGCGAGGTCGTTCTGTACGCGCCGACGTGGGAGGGCGATCGCGGCGCCGCGGCGTACGGCTCGATCGCCTCGCACGGCGTCGAGCTGGTTCGTTCGCTCATCGCGTCCGGACGCCACCGGGTGATCTACCGGCCGCACCCGCGTTCCGGTGTGGTCGACCACGAGTACGGCGCCGCCAACCGTGAAATCATGCGCATGCTCGAACAGGCCAACGCGGCTGACGCGGCTGCGCACCATGTCGTCGACACCGGGCCCGACCTGGGCTGGCAGCTCGCGGCCGCCGACGTCGCCGTCGTCGACATCTCCGCGATGGTCTACGACCGGCTCGCCGCGGGCAGACCGCTCCTCGTCACCCGCCCCGCACATCGCGAGGCGCAGATCGATACGGGCGGCTACCTGTCGGCGTGCGAATGGCTCGACGCCGCCGACGGCGAGGCGATGGCGGCGCGCGTCAGCGAGGTCGCACACGACGCCGACGCCCTCGAACGGCTGGGCTACTGGGTCGAGCGCTACTTCGGCGACACCACTTCCGGCGTGACGACCGCGCGCTTCCACGCGGCGGTCGACGGCCTCATGGCCGAGTGGGAGCGCTTCGCGGCGCTGCACGCGACGGATCCCGAGATCGACGAGCACGACGCCGAGGGCGAGGCGGCCGAGCAGTCCGACGACGTCGACGTCGACTGA
- a CDS encoding ABC transporter ATP-binding protein produces MPEAAIRTDGLGIRFRRNRRGRRSFKDLLSRRRRRIRPDEFWALRDVSIDVSPGEAIGVVGRNGQGKSTLLKLVAGVMLPDEGRVVVNGGVAPLIEITGGFVDDLTVRDNVYLTAGLHGMTRPQIDAKFDEIIEFAEIGDFLDTPYKHLSSGMKVRIAFAVISQLEESILLVDEVLAVGDKAFREKCYRRIEEMLAGGRTLFFVSHNERDLRRFCTRGLYLDKGRLLLDGPIDEVLERYNAEYGTG; encoded by the coding sequence ATGCCAGAGGCCGCCATCCGAACCGACGGGCTCGGCATCCGGTTCCGGCGCAATCGCCGGGGCCGACGCTCGTTCAAGGACCTGCTGTCGCGCCGCCGGCGTCGCATCCGCCCCGACGAGTTCTGGGCGCTCCGCGACGTCTCGATCGACGTGAGCCCGGGCGAGGCGATCGGCGTCGTCGGCCGCAACGGCCAGGGCAAGTCGACGCTGCTGAAGCTCGTCGCCGGGGTGATGCTGCCCGACGAGGGCAGGGTGGTCGTCAACGGCGGCGTGGCGCCGCTGATCGAGATCACCGGCGGTTTCGTCGACGACCTGACCGTGCGCGACAACGTGTACCTGACGGCGGGCCTGCACGGCATGACGCGGCCGCAGATCGACGCCAAGTTCGACGAGATCATCGAGTTCGCCGAGATCGGCGACTTCCTCGACACCCCGTACAAGCACCTCTCGAGCGGCATGAAGGTGCGCATCGCATTCGCCGTCATCTCGCAGCTCGAGGAGTCGATCCTCCTCGTCGACGAGGTGCTCGCCGTCGGCGACAAGGCGTTCCGCGAGAAGTGCTACCGGCGCATCGAGGAGATGCTCGCGGGCGGTCGCACCCTGTTCTTCGTGTCGCACAACGAACGCGACCTCCGCCGGTTCTGCACGCGCGGCCTCTACCTCGACAAGGGTCGGCTCCTGCTCGACGGCCCGATCGACGAGGTCCTCGAGCGCTACAACGCCGAGTACGGCACGGGGTAG
- a CDS encoding ABC transporter permease, whose amino-acid sequence MSYADSHPFSRTPWAGYRHSLWLLTTRDLKVRYSTSALGYLWSILDPLVMAGIYWFVFTQVFQRPVGTEPYIVFLLSALMPWMWFNGSVSDSTRAFLKDAKLVRSTKLPRTIWVNRIVLSKGIEFLLSLPVLALFAALFGAGVGWELVLFPLAIALQATLTAGVGLIIAPLVVFFRDLERATKLVLRFLFYASPIVYGTSNLPEGLHFWAAFNPLTGIFGLYRSAFFPDELDWFAVGVAAAMSLAFLAVGLWVFRSAERQVLKEI is encoded by the coding sequence ATGAGCTACGCGGACTCGCATCCGTTCTCGCGGACGCCGTGGGCCGGGTACCGGCATTCGCTGTGGCTCCTCACGACGCGCGACCTCAAGGTCCGGTACTCGACGTCGGCGCTCGGCTACCTCTGGTCGATCCTCGATCCGCTCGTCATGGCGGGCATCTACTGGTTCGTGTTCACGCAGGTGTTCCAGCGGCCTGTCGGGACCGAGCCGTACATCGTGTTCCTGCTCTCGGCGCTGATGCCCTGGATGTGGTTCAACGGCTCGGTCTCCGACTCGACGCGCGCGTTCCTGAAGGATGCCAAGCTCGTCCGCTCGACCAAGCTCCCGCGCACGATCTGGGTCAACCGGATCGTGCTGTCGAAGGGCATCGAGTTCCTCCTCTCGCTGCCCGTGCTCGCCCTGTTCGCCGCGCTCTTCGGCGCCGGCGTCGGATGGGAGCTCGTGCTCTTCCCTTTGGCGATCGCGCTGCAGGCGACGCTCACGGCGGGCGTCGGCCTGATCATCGCGCCGCTCGTGGTGTTCTTCCGCGACCTCGAGCGCGCCACCAAGCTGGTCCTCCGGTTCCTGTTCTACGCATCGCCGATCGTGTACGGCACCAGCAACCTGCCCGAGGGGCTGCACTTCTGGGCGGCATTCAACCCGCTCACGGGCATCTTCGGCCTCTACCGCTCGGCCTTCTTCCCCGACGAGCTCGACTGGTTCGCGGTGGGCGTCGCGGCCGCGATGTCGCTCGCATTCCTCGCTGTCGGGCTCTGGGTGTTCCGCAGCGCCGAACGCCAGGTGCTGAAGGAGATCTGA
- a CDS encoding phosphocholine cytidylyltransferase family protein, with amino-acid sequence MTTQIVILAAGMGSRLGRSLPKPLTELSDGRTIMRQQFDNIEHAFGRNAGVTIVVGYKLEHIIEAFPQASFVYNEEYDQTNTSKSLMRALQASQPGGVLWMNGDVVFDPRILDRALPFIARDQSFVTVNTAKVSDEEVKYTTSAEGYIKELSKTVKGGLGEAVGINYISSRDKAVFLAHLQRVGAQDYFERGLELAIEQNGLLVEPMDVSDLYAVEIDFAEDLERANHFV; translated from the coding sequence GTGACCACGCAGATCGTGATCCTCGCAGCCGGCATGGGGAGCCGGCTCGGGCGTTCCCTCCCCAAGCCGTTGACCGAACTCAGCGATGGCCGCACCATCATGCGCCAGCAGTTCGACAACATCGAGCACGCCTTCGGCCGCAACGCGGGCGTGACGATCGTCGTGGGCTACAAGCTCGAGCACATCATCGAGGCGTTCCCGCAGGCGTCCTTCGTCTACAACGAGGAGTACGACCAGACCAACACGTCGAAGTCGCTCATGCGCGCCCTGCAGGCGTCGCAGCCGGGCGGCGTGCTCTGGATGAACGGCGACGTCGTGTTCGACCCGCGCATCCTCGACCGCGCCCTGCCCTTCATCGCGCGCGACCAGTCGTTCGTGACGGTCAACACCGCCAAGGTGTCCGACGAAGAGGTGAAGTACACCACGAGCGCCGAGGGCTACATCAAGGAGCTCTCCAAGACCGTCAAGGGCGGCCTCGGCGAGGCCGTGGGCATCAACTACATCTCGAGCCGCGACAAGGCCGTCTTCCTCGCGCACCTGCAGCGGGTCGGCGCGCAGGACTACTTCGAGCGCGGCCTCGAGCTGGCGATCGAGCAGAACGGCCTCCTCGTCGAGCCGATGGACGTCTCCGACCTCTACGCGGTCGAGATCGACTTCGCCGAAGACCTGGAGCGCGCGAACCACTTCGTCTGA